The genome window accagtttttaatagtaaaagtggatgaaatttcttaacaaaatgactaattttctttttgatctaacatataaaaactaatttacttattttttaataaaataagtaaaatataatctaacttttAGTATAAAAAATCTCCATGATTTTTTACATAATTAGTTGAAATTCTTTTAAGATGGTAATGTTTTGCGCACTTACAAAAGGCGAGGTGTTAGTAACTCcaagaaattataattaataagatTTAAACTGATGGGTGGAAGATATACTGGGATTGAGATGAAAGTTTCCCTAACAGTATGCATGATCTTGTGTCTTACTTCCATTGTGCATGCCGATCAGGGGAAGGCTGTTTTCTTTGAACCTCCTTATACTCGTGAGTATAAGTTATTCAATATATCTTCTATTTTTCACTTAAACATTATTTTTTAGACATGATCATCCATCAGCTACTCATTGAATATGTTTGATAGAATAACAATCACTAAGCAAGTGAATTTTTTAAATGACTTATTAAACAGCCTCGGCGTGCTATGGTACACAAAGCTATGGAAATATGGTGGCGGGAGTTAGTGATACGTTGTGGAACAATGGAAGAGCATGTGGAAAGAGTTACAGGGTTAAATGCATAGGAGGAGCGAATGAAGCACCACATCCTTGCAAGAATGGTGACACTGCGGTGGTTAAAGTTGTTGACTACTGTAAAGCTGGATGCCAAGGGATTATTAACCTTTCTAAACATGCTTTCTCTACCATTGCTGATCCTGACGCCGGTATAATCCAAGTTGAATTTAATGAGTAAGCAATACCCCTTCTCCTCTTTACTTGTTGTACAAGTTTATGCATATGGTGCTCGCCAACTTTAAGGTTTTACTTGGCAGAG of Gossypium hirsutum isolate 1008001.06 unplaced genomic scaffold, Gossypium_hirsutum_v2.1 scaffold_119, whole genome shotgun sequence contains these proteins:
- the LOC107920195 gene encoding EG45-like domain containing protein, whose amino-acid sequence is MGGRYTGIEMKVSLTVCMILCLTSIVHADQGKAVFFEPPYTPSACYGTQSYGNMVAGVSDTLWNNGRACGKSYRVKCIGGANEAPHPCKNGDTAVVKVVDYCKAGCQGIINLSKHAFSTIADPDAGIIQVEFNEV